In a single window of the Neisseria subflava genome:
- the mlaD gene encoding outer membrane lipid asymmetry maintenance protein MlaD → MKKNALEFWVGLFVLLGAAAIGFLAFRAAGGQSFGKSSQTYTVYADFSDIGGLKTNAPVKSAGVLVGRVASIQLDPKSYQAKVALNLDSQYQFSSDVSAQILTSGLLGEQYIGLQQGGDTDSLAAGDTITVTSSAMVLENLIGKFMTSFAEKNADSESAGQNEQ, encoded by the coding sequence ATGAAAAAAAATGCTTTGGAATTTTGGGTAGGACTGTTTGTCTTGCTGGGCGCAGCCGCTATCGGCTTTCTCGCCTTCCGCGCCGCCGGCGGACAATCGTTCGGCAAATCATCACAAACCTACACCGTCTATGCCGATTTCAGCGACATCGGCGGCTTGAAAACCAACGCGCCGGTCAAATCCGCAGGCGTACTAGTGGGCCGCGTTGCCTCCATTCAGCTCGACCCTAAATCCTATCAGGCAAAAGTTGCTCTCAATCTGGACAGCCAATATCAGTTCAGCAGCGACGTTTCCGCACAAATTCTGACTTCAGGCCTGTTGGGCGAACAATACATCGGCCTGCAACAAGGCGGCGATACTGATTCTTTGGCGGCAGGCGACACCATTACCGTCACCAGCTCCGCCATGGTTTTGGAAAACCTTATCGGCAAATTCATGACCAGCTTTGCCGAAAAAAACGCAGATAGTGAATCTGCCGGTCAAAACGAACAATAA
- a CDS encoding MlaC/ttg2D family ABC transporter substrate-binding protein translates to MKKTSFISALSIGVLSISMAFASPADAVNQVRENSVQVLKILNSGDANTARQKAEAYAIPYFDFQRMTALAVGNPWRTATDAQKQALTKEFQTLLIRTYSGTMLKFKNAKVNIKDNPVVNKGGKEIVVRAEINVSGQKPVNMDFTTYQSGSKYRAYNVAVEGASLVTVYRNQFGETIKAKGIDGLIADLKAKNGGK, encoded by the coding sequence ATGAAAAAAACTTCCTTCATCAGCGCATTGAGCATCGGCGTATTGAGCATCAGCATGGCATTTGCCTCTCCTGCCGATGCAGTCAACCAAGTCCGTGAAAACTCCGTTCAAGTGCTGAAAATCCTCAACAGCGGCGATGCCAACACCGCACGCCAAAAAGCTGAAGCCTACGCCATCCCTTACTTCGACTTCCAACGCATGACCGCTTTGGCCGTCGGCAACCCATGGCGCACTGCGACTGACGCACAAAAACAAGCGTTGACCAAAGAGTTCCAAACCCTGCTGATCCGCACCTACTCCGGCACCATGCTGAAATTCAAAAATGCCAAGGTCAACATCAAAGACAACCCGGTCGTAAACAAAGGCGGTAAAGAAATCGTTGTCCGCGCCGAAATCAACGTTTCCGGCCAAAAACCGGTCAACATGGACTTCACCACCTACCAAAGCGGCAGCAAATACCGCGCATACAATGTCGCAGTCGAAGGCGCAAGCTTGGTTACCGTATACCGCAACCAATTCGGCGAAACCATCAAAGCCAAAGGTATCGACGGCCTGATTGCCGACTTGAAAGCCAAAAACGGCGGTAAATAA
- a CDS encoding STAS domain-containing protein: protein MQTEIRNGTLYISGDVTVKTLTASAFARYEQQCRLKETDSIDFSQVDKADSACVSLLLNALRRTDKKPTIQNIPDSVRALAELYEIKDWLQS from the coding sequence ATGCAAACAGAAATCCGCAACGGCACGCTCTACATCAGCGGCGACGTTACCGTCAAAACCCTGACTGCCTCCGCCTTTGCGCGCTACGAACAACAATGCCGTCTGAAAGAAACAGACAGCATAGACTTCAGCCAAGTAGACAAAGCAGATTCCGCCTGCGTTTCCCTACTGCTCAACGCTCTACGCCGGACAGACAAAAAACCGACCATTCAAAACATTCCCGATTCCGTCCGCGCACTGGCCGAACTTTACGAAATCAAAGACTGGTTGCAATCATGA
- a CDS encoding MlaA family lipoprotein, whose protein sequence is MKKTTASLCLLISIASAPALAERNPADPYEGYNRTVSKFNDKADKYVLSPVARGYRKITPKPVRTGVINFFNNLRDVVSFGSNVLRLDVKRASEDLVRVGINTTFGLGGLIDVAGAGGVPSNKNTLGDTFASWGWKNSNYFVVPLLGPSTVRDTVGNAVTTVYPVKNAVFHTRAGRWGTIGLQAINTREELLDLTDSLEGAAIDKYSYTRDLYMKVRTQQTGGTLPQSEDDNIDIDDLVDSNATSEPVTAPQTAPAEIPDTANPQTLYQTPSENL, encoded by the coding sequence ATGAAAAAAACCACCGCTTCACTCTGCCTCCTCATCAGCATAGCCTCCGCTCCCGCACTTGCCGAACGCAATCCAGCCGACCCTTACGAAGGCTACAACCGTACCGTTTCCAAGTTCAACGACAAAGCAGACAAATACGTCCTTTCCCCTGTCGCACGCGGTTATCGCAAAATAACGCCCAAACCGGTGCGTACCGGCGTGATCAACTTCTTCAACAACCTGCGCGATGTCGTCAGCTTCGGCAGCAACGTTCTGCGCCTTGACGTCAAACGCGCCAGCGAAGACCTCGTCCGCGTCGGCATCAACACCACCTTCGGCCTTGGCGGTTTAATCGACGTAGCCGGTGCAGGCGGTGTGCCCAGCAATAAAAACACCCTCGGCGATACCTTCGCCTCATGGGGCTGGAAAAACAGCAACTACTTCGTCGTCCCCCTACTCGGCCCGTCTACCGTACGCGATACCGTCGGCAACGCCGTCACCACCGTCTATCCGGTTAAAAACGCCGTCTTCCACACCAGAGCAGGACGCTGGGGCACAATCGGCCTGCAAGCCATCAACACCCGTGAAGAACTGCTCGACCTGACCGACAGCCTCGAAGGCGCAGCCATCGACAAATACAGCTACACACGCGACCTTTACATGAAAGTCCGCACCCAACAAACCGGCGGCACGCTCCCTCAAAGCGAAGACGACAACATCGACATTGATGACTTAGTGGACAGCAATGCCACTTCCGAACCGGTAACAGCCCCTCAAACCGCTCCGGCAGAAATTCCCGATACAGCCAATCCCCAAACCCTGTATCAAACACCATCAGAAAACCTCTGA
- a CDS encoding acyl-CoA thioesterase — MKLTVRNYHLDGYGHVNNARYLEFLEEARWTFFQEHDLLSELKGIMLVVARVDIRYRRPSLEGDVLTFTGRLKDIGTRHIILSQTATLPNGKAAIEAEVTLMPVSSESGRSISVPKTLAHVIQNLES, encoded by the coding sequence ATGAAACTGACCGTCCGCAACTACCACCTTGACGGCTACGGCCACGTCAACAATGCACGCTATCTCGAATTTCTCGAAGAAGCGCGCTGGACGTTTTTTCAAGAGCATGACCTTCTGTCCGAACTCAAAGGCATCATGCTCGTTGTTGCACGCGTTGACATCCGCTATCGCCGCCCGTCGCTTGAAGGCGATGTTTTAACCTTCACAGGCCGTCTGAAAGACATCGGCACACGCCACATCATCCTCAGCCAAACCGCGACCCTGCCCAACGGCAAAGCCGCTATCGAAGCCGAAGTGACCCTTATGCCCGTCAGCAGCGAAAGCGGCCGCAGCATCAGCGTTCCCAAAACCTTAGCACACGTCATTCAAAACCTCGAATCATGA
- a CDS encoding peroxiredoxin family protein — translation MKKILTLLIVATIGALLAFVLIPSNKATPDFALPDLQGKTITNADLKDKVTLINFWFPSCPGCVSEMPKIIKTAQDYQGKNFQVLGIAQPIDPIESVHQYVKEYGLPFTVMYDADKTAAKAFGTQVYPTSVLIDKNGNILKTYVGEPNFTQLYQEIDQALAQ, via the coding sequence ATGAAAAAAATACTCACACTCCTCATCGTTGCCACAATTGGCGCGCTTCTTGCCTTTGTCCTTATCCCCAGCAACAAAGCCACCCCTGATTTCGCCCTGCCCGACCTGCAAGGCAAAACCATTACCAACGCCGATTTAAAAGACAAAGTTACCCTCATTAACTTCTGGTTTCCCTCCTGCCCCGGCTGCGTGAGCGAGATGCCTAAAATCATCAAAACCGCCCAAGATTATCAAGGCAAAAATTTCCAAGTCCTCGGCATTGCCCAGCCCATCGACCCTATTGAGAGCGTCCATCAGTACGTCAAAGAATACGGCCTTCCTTTCACCGTCATGTACGATGCCGACAAAACTGCCGCAAAAGCCTTTGGCACACAGGTTTACCCGACTTCCGTCCTGATCGACAAAAACGGAAACATCCTCAAAACCTACGTTGGCGAACCCAATTTCACCCAACTCTATCAAGAAATCGACCAAGCCCTCGCCCAATAA
- the obgE gene encoding GTPase ObgE encodes MKFIDEAKIEVAAGKGGNGATSFRREKFVPRGGPDGGDGGKGGSVWAEADENTNTLVEYRFVKRYQAKNGEKGHGSDRYGAGADDIVLKMPVGTLIRDLDTDEIVADLTYHGQRVCLAKGGKGGLGNIHFKSSVNRAPKQSTPGEEGETRSLQLELKVLADVGLLGMPNAGKSTLITAVSAARPKIANYPFTTLHPNLGVVRIDENHSFVMADIPGLIEGAAEGSGLGHRFLKHLSRTGLLLHVVDLAPFDETVNPAEEALAIINELRKYDEELYDKPRWLVLNKLDMLDEEEAQERTTAFLEAIGWDYPKPDDCFQFDMETPRLFQISALTHQGTQELVHQINQYLTEKKRIEAEKTEAEQVAAKAEIAEQQPKTDTGVFKPE; translated from the coding sequence ATGAAATTTATCGACGAAGCAAAAATCGAAGTCGCCGCAGGCAAAGGCGGTAATGGCGCAACCAGTTTCCGCCGCGAAAAATTCGTGCCCCGCGGCGGCCCTGACGGCGGCGACGGTGGCAAAGGCGGCAGCGTTTGGGCAGAAGCCGACGAAAACACCAACACCCTCGTCGAATACCGCTTCGTCAAACGCTACCAAGCCAAAAACGGCGAAAAAGGCCACGGCTCCGACCGCTACGGCGCAGGTGCGGACGACATCGTCCTCAAAATGCCCGTCGGCACCCTTATCCGCGACCTCGACACCGACGAAATCGTCGCTGACCTCACTTATCACGGCCAGCGCGTCTGCCTCGCCAAAGGCGGCAAAGGCGGCTTGGGCAACATCCACTTCAAATCGTCCGTCAACCGCGCGCCCAAACAATCCACCCCCGGCGAAGAAGGCGAGACCCGCTCCCTGCAACTCGAGCTTAAAGTCCTCGCCGATGTCGGCTTGTTAGGCATGCCCAACGCCGGTAAATCCACCCTGATTACCGCCGTATCCGCCGCACGTCCCAAAATCGCCAACTACCCCTTCACCACTCTGCATCCAAACTTGGGCGTCGTGCGCATCGACGAAAACCACAGCTTCGTCATGGCCGACATCCCCGGCCTGATTGAAGGCGCAGCAGAAGGCTCAGGCCTTGGCCACCGCTTCCTCAAACACTTATCGCGCACCGGCCTGCTGTTGCACGTCGTCGATTTGGCTCCTTTTGACGAAACCGTCAACCCCGCCGAAGAAGCACTCGCCATCATCAACGAATTACGCAAATACGACGAAGAACTCTACGACAAACCGCGCTGGCTGGTGCTGAACAAACTCGACATGCTCGATGAAGAAGAAGCCCAAGAACGCACCACCGCCTTCCTCGAAGCCATCGGCTGGGACTATCCGAAACCAGACGACTGCTTCCAATTTGACATGGAAACCCCGCGCCTCTTCCAAATCAGCGCCCTGACCCACCAAGGTACACAGGAATTGGTACACCAAATCAACCAATACCTGACCGAGAAAAAACGCATCGAAGCCGAGAAAACCGAAGCAGAACAGGTAGCGGCAAAAGCCGAAATTGCCGAGCAGCAGCCTAAAACAGATACTGGCGTGTTTAAGCCGGAGTAA
- the cysS gene encoding cysteine--tRNA ligase, whose amino-acid sequence MTTIYNTLTRQKEPFTPIDPKNVRMYVCGMTVYDYCHLGHARVMVVFDMIARWLRECGYPLTYVRNITDIDDKIIARAAENGETISELTARFIQAMHEDADALGVLRPDIEPKATENIPQMIAMIETLIQNGKAYPAANGDVYYAVREFSAYGQLSGKSLDDLRAGERVEVDGFKRDPLDFVLWKSAKAGEPAWESPWGNGRPGWHIECSAMSENLFGDTFDIHGGGADLQFPHHENEIAQSVGATGHTCGHDHAQTHHGQSIASHVKYWLHNGFIRVDGEKMSKSLGNFFTIREVLKQYDPEVVRFFILRAHYRSPLNYSDAHLDDAKGALTRLYTTLKNTPAAEFDLSENANDYTRRFYAAMNDDFGTVEAVAVLFELAGEVNKTNDAHLAGCLKALGGIIGLLQRDPIEFLQGGAVSDGLSNEEIDDLIARRKQARADKNWAESDRIRDLLNEHKIILEDNAGGTTWRRG is encoded by the coding sequence ATGACCACCATCTACAACACCCTTACCCGCCAAAAAGAACCCTTTACCCCCATCGACCCTAAAAACGTGCGCATGTACGTTTGCGGTATGACTGTTTACGACTATTGCCACTTAGGCCATGCCCGAGTGATGGTGGTATTCGACATGATTGCCCGCTGGCTGCGCGAGTGCGGTTATCCGCTCACTTATGTGCGCAACATCACCGACATCGACGACAAAATCATCGCCCGTGCGGCTGAAAACGGCGAAACCATCAGCGAACTGACCGCGCGTTTCATTCAGGCTATGCACGAAGATGCCGATGCTTTGGGTGTGTTGCGTCCCGACATCGAGCCGAAGGCAACGGAAAATATTCCGCAAATGATTGCCATGATTGAAACCCTGATTCAAAACGGCAAGGCATATCCTGCCGCAAACGGCGACGTTTACTACGCCGTGCGCGAGTTTTCTGCTTACGGTCAATTGTCGGGAAAATCGTTGGACGACCTGCGCGCAGGCGAACGTGTGGAAGTGGACGGTTTCAAACGTGACCCGCTGGATTTTGTGTTGTGGAAATCCGCCAAAGCAGGCGAACCTGCATGGGAAAGCCCGTGGGGCAACGGCCGTCCGGGTTGGCACATCGAATGCTCTGCCATGAGCGAAAACCTGTTCGGCGATACTTTCGACATCCACGGCGGCGGCGCGGATTTGCAGTTCCCGCACCATGAAAACGAAATTGCCCAAAGCGTCGGCGCGACGGGGCATACCTGCGGCCACGACCACGCGCAAACCCACCACGGTCAAAGCATTGCCAGCCACGTCAAATACTGGCTGCACAACGGCTTTATCCGTGTCGATGGCGAAAAAATGTCCAAATCGCTGGGCAACTTCTTCACCATCCGCGAAGTGTTGAAACAATATGACCCGGAAGTCGTGCGCTTCTTCATCCTGCGCGCCCACTACCGCAGCCCGTTGAACTACTCCGACGCACATTTGGACGACGCAAAAGGTGCGCTGACCCGTCTGTACACTACATTGAAAAACACACCAGCGGCTGAGTTTGATTTATCTGAAAACGCCAACGACTACACCCGCCGCTTCTACGCCGCCATGAACGATGATTTCGGTACGGTCGAAGCGGTTGCTGTGTTGTTTGAACTGGCAGGCGAAGTGAACAAAACCAATGATGCACACCTCGCCGGCTGCCTGAAAGCCTTGGGCGGCATCATTGGCCTGCTGCAACGCGACCCGATTGAATTCCTGCAAGGCGGTGCTGTTTCAGACGGCCTGTCCAACGAGGAAATCGACGATTTGATCGCCCGACGCAAACAGGCACGCGCGGATAAAAACTGGGCGGAATCCGACCGTATCCGCGACCTTCTGAACGAACACAAAATCATTCTGGAAGACAACGCTGGCGGTACGACTTGGCGCCGTGGTTGA
- a CDS encoding nitroreductase family protein, with protein sequence MTYSVLQQAAETRRSIYALNNTLPLSNEEVTKIIEHAVLHTPSSFNSQSARVVVLFGEEHAKVWHFVEEALRAIVPAEQFEATAQKLNLFKAGAATVLFFEDQDVVKGLQEQFPSYAANFPIWADQANAMVQYAVWTTLAAAGIGANLQHYNPLPDAAIAKEWNLPESWLLRAQMVIGGIATSAGEKAFQPIEGRLKVFGA encoded by the coding sequence ATGACTTATTCTGTTTTGCAACAAGCTGCTGAAACCCGTCGTTCTATCTATGCATTGAACAACACCCTGCCTCTGTCCAATGAGGAAGTAACCAAAATTATCGAACACGCCGTTTTGCATACGCCGTCTTCTTTCAATTCGCAATCTGCCCGAGTGGTCGTATTGTTTGGCGAAGAACATGCCAAAGTGTGGCATTTTGTCGAAGAAGCTTTGCGTGCAATTGTCCCTGCCGAGCAGTTTGAAGCTACTGCGCAAAAACTGAACTTGTTTAAAGCAGGCGCGGCGACAGTTTTGTTCTTTGAAGATCAGGATGTTGTTAAAGGCTTGCAAGAGCAGTTCCCATCTTATGCGGCCAACTTCCCGATCTGGGCGGATCAGGCAAATGCCATGGTTCAATATGCCGTGTGGACAACATTGGCGGCTGCCGGTATCGGCGCCAATCTGCAACACTACAATCCGCTGCCTGATGCGGCCATTGCCAAAGAATGGAATCTGCCGGAAAGCTGGTTGTTGCGTGCGCAAATGGTGATTGGCGGTATCGCGACTTCAGCCGGTGAAAAAGCCTTCCAACCAATCGAAGGCCGTCTGAAAGTATTTGGCGCATAA
- a CDS encoding DoxX family protein has product MSALKSFQPVVLSVLRIVTAYLFLLHGTAKFFSFPMSMGGAPEGLMLVAGILEIVGGILLILGLFTRPAAFVLSGQMAVAYFMAHASSGNVLFPLANQGESAVLFCFVFLYLAVAGGGAWALDNVFGKDKD; this is encoded by the coding sequence ATGTCAGCCCTCAAATCATTCCAACCTGTTGTATTGTCTGTCTTGCGCATTGTGACGGCGTATCTGTTTTTGCTGCATGGCACGGCCAAGTTTTTCAGTTTTCCGATGTCCATGGGCGGCGCGCCCGAAGGCTTGATGCTGGTGGCCGGTATTTTGGAAATTGTCGGCGGTATCTTATTGATATTGGGCCTGTTTACGCGTCCGGCCGCGTTTGTTTTGTCCGGTCAGATGGCAGTTGCCTACTTTATGGCGCACGCGTCTTCTGGTAATGTATTGTTTCCATTGGCCAATCAGGGGGAATCTGCCGTTTTGTTCTGCTTCGTGTTTTTGTACCTGGCAGTAGCCGGCGGCGGAGCATGGGCTTTGGATAACGTTTTTGGTAAAGATAAAGATTAA
- a CDS encoding LysR family transcriptional regulator — protein sequence MDTLFSLKVFRQVVQSGSFTRAADQLDISTAMASKHVSHLENTIQAKLLHRNSRNLHLTESGEEYYRQCSYALDTLDTAAQKAAGGTDTPQGMLRVTMPLWFAGGNMSAWLAEYRQRYPKVTLDLVLDNRHIDLIAEGFDLALRVSKTPSPSLIVKPLAKIEFVLLAAPDYLARHGTPDTPEAVMRHQAILPSYTSQQNWEITHRHTGEKAILHLSPVIRSDNTLMIRELIKAGAGIGYQPLWAVQQELKDGTLVQLLPDYTIWTDQLNATYVDRAFLSAKVRSFIDFLNEKISEG from the coding sequence ATGGACACCCTATTCAGCCTGAAAGTTTTCCGCCAAGTTGTGCAAAGCGGCAGTTTTACCCGTGCCGCCGATCAGCTCGACATCTCCACCGCCATGGCCAGCAAACACGTCAGCCATCTGGAAAACACCATTCAAGCCAAGCTCTTACACCGCAACAGCCGTAATCTCCACCTGACCGAATCAGGCGAAGAATACTACCGCCAATGCAGCTACGCGCTGGATACCTTGGACACCGCCGCCCAAAAAGCGGCAGGCGGTACTGACACGCCGCAAGGTATGTTGCGCGTTACCATGCCTCTGTGGTTTGCAGGCGGCAACATGAGCGCATGGTTGGCCGAATACCGCCAGCGTTATCCCAAAGTTACGCTCGACCTCGTCCTCGACAACCGCCATATCGACCTCATCGCCGAAGGTTTCGACCTCGCCCTGCGCGTTTCCAAAACCCCCTCCCCTTCACTGATCGTCAAACCACTGGCCAAAATCGAATTCGTCCTGCTTGCTGCACCCGACTATCTTGCCCGGCACGGCACACCCGATACGCCCGAAGCCGTCATGCGGCACCAAGCCATCCTGCCTTCCTATACCAGTCAACAAAACTGGGAAATTACCCACCGCCACACCGGAGAAAAAGCCATTCTCCACCTCTCCCCCGTTATCCGCAGCGACAACACGCTGATGATACGCGAGCTGATTAAAGCAGGCGCAGGCATAGGCTATCAGCCCCTTTGGGCGGTCCAGCAGGAATTGAAGGACGGCACATTGGTCCAACTCCTGCCCGATTACACCATCTGGACAGACCAACTGAATGCCACCTATGTCGACAGGGCCTTTCTCAGCGCGAAAGTGCGCAGCTTTATCGACTTTCTCAATGAAAAAATATCGGAAGGATAA
- a CDS encoding Tex family protein, translating to MNITQILSQELSATAAQISAAIELLDDGATVPFIARYRKEATGGLDDTQLRQLAERLQYLRELEERKAVVLKSIEEQGKLSDDLRAQIEAADNKTALEDLYLPYKPKRRTKAQIAREHGLQPLADALLAEQPQDVEAAAQGYLNENVPDAKAALDGARTILMEQFAEDAELIGTLRDKLWNEAEIHAQVVEGKETEGEKFSDYFDHREPIRTMPSHRALAVLRGRNEGILNIALKYQPDDTPITQQSEYEQIIARRFKVSDGHKWLRDTVRLTWRAKIFLSLELEALNRLKEAADTDAITVFARNLKDLLLAAPAGRLTTLGLDPGYKNGVKCAVVDDTGKLLDTVIVYLHQENNMLATLSRLIKQHGVKLIAIGNGTASRETDKIAGELVRGMPEMGLHKIVVSEAGASIYSASELAAREFPDLDVSLRGAVSIARRLQDPLAELVKIDPKSIGVGQYQHDVNQSQLAKSLDAVVEDCVNAVGVDVNTASAPLLARISGLNQTLAQNIVAYRDENGAFDSRKKLLKVPRLGEKTFEQAAGFLRINGGKEPLDASAVHPEAYPVVAKMLAQQGITAAELIGNRERVKQIKASDFTDERFGLPTILDILSELEKPGRDPRGEFQTASFAEGIHEISDLQVGMILEGVVSNVANFGAFVDIGVHQDGLVHISALSNRFVQDPREVVKAGDVVKVRVLEVDAARKRIALTMRLDDEAGGATKGNRPSETRHQERRDRKTQRNDRALTNSAMADAFAKLKR from the coding sequence ATGAACATTACTCAAATTCTTTCCCAAGAACTCTCCGCCACTGCCGCGCAAATCAGTGCCGCCATTGAGCTTTTAGATGATGGCGCGACCGTCCCCTTTATCGCGCGTTACCGTAAAGAAGCCACGGGCGGGTTGGACGATACGCAGTTGCGCCAGCTTGCCGAGCGGCTGCAATACCTGCGCGAATTGGAAGAGCGCAAAGCCGTTGTGTTAAAAAGTATTGAAGAGCAAGGCAAGCTTTCAGACGACCTCAGGGCGCAAATCGAAGCCGCCGACAACAAAACCGCGCTGGAAGACCTGTATCTGCCCTACAAACCCAAACGCCGCACCAAAGCACAAATCGCACGCGAACACGGTTTGCAGCCGCTGGCGGATGCGTTGCTTGCCGAGCAGCCGCAGGACGTGGAAGCCGCCGCGCAGGGCTACCTGAACGAAAATGTCCCCGACGCCAAAGCCGCGCTGGACGGTGCGCGCACGATTCTGATGGAACAGTTTGCTGAAGACGCGGAACTCATCGGTACGCTGCGTGACAAGCTGTGGAATGAAGCCGAAATCCACGCGCAAGTCGTTGAAGGCAAAGAAACAGAAGGCGAAAAATTCAGCGATTATTTCGACCATCGCGAACCCATCCGCACTATGCCCAGCCACCGCGCGCTGGCGGTATTGCGCGGCCGCAACGAAGGCATTTTGAATATCGCGCTCAAATACCAGCCCGATGACACGCCGATTACGCAGCAAAGCGAATACGAGCAAATCATCGCCCGCCGCTTCAAGGTTTCAGACGGCCACAAATGGCTACGCGACACCGTTCGCCTGACTTGGCGCGCAAAAATCTTTTTGTCGTTGGAACTTGAAGCCCTAAATCGTTTGAAAGAAGCCGCCGATACCGATGCGATTACCGTGTTCGCCCGCAATCTCAAAGACTTACTGCTCGCCGCGCCCGCCGGACGGCTGACGACTTTGGGTCTCGACCCCGGTTACAAGAACGGCGTGAAATGCGCCGTGGTGGACGACACAGGCAAGCTGCTGGATACCGTCATCGTCTATTTGCATCAAGAAAACAACATGTTGGCAACGCTGTCGCGCCTGATTAAACAGCACGGCGTGAAGCTCATCGCCATCGGCAACGGCACCGCCAGCCGTGAAACCGACAAAATCGCGGGCGAATTGGTGCGCGGAATGCCAGAAATGGGGCTGCACAAAATCGTCGTTTCCGAAGCCGGCGCGTCGATTTATTCCGCGTCCGAACTGGCGGCGCGCGAGTTCCCCGACTTGGACGTTTCCCTGCGCGGCGCAGTGTCTATCGCTCGCAGGCTGCAAGACCCGCTCGCCGAGTTGGTCAAAATCGACCCCAAATCCATCGGCGTGGGGCAGTATCAGCACGACGTGAACCAAAGCCAGCTCGCCAAATCGCTGGACGCGGTGGTCGAAGACTGCGTGAACGCCGTCGGCGTGGACGTGAACACCGCGTCCGCCCCGCTCTTGGCGCGGATTTCCGGTTTGAATCAAACCCTTGCCCAAAACATCGTCGCCTACCGCGATGAAAACGGCGCGTTCGACAGCCGCAAAAAATTGCTGAAAGTGCCGCGTTTGGGTGAAAAAACCTTCGAGCAGGCGGCGGGATTTTTGCGGATTAACGGCGGCAAAGAGCCGCTGGACGCGAGCGCCGTCCACCCCGAAGCCTATCCCGTCGTCGCCAAAATGCTGGCGCAACAAGGCATTACCGCCGCCGAACTCATCGGCAACCGCGAGCGCGTGAAGCAAATCAAAGCGTCCGATTTCACCGACGAGCGCTTCGGCCTGCCGACTATTCTGGACATCCTGTCTGAGTTGGAAAAACCCGGCCGCGACCCGCGCGGTGAGTTTCAGACGGCCTCCTTCGCCGAAGGCATCCACGAAATCAGCGACTTGCAAGTCGGCATGATACTCGAAGGCGTGGTCTCCAACGTCGCCAACTTCGGCGCGTTCGTAGACATCGGCGTCCATCAGGACGGCTTGGTGCACATCTCCGCGTTGTCCAATCGTTTCGTCCAAGACCCGCGCGAAGTGGTGAAAGCCGGCGACGTGGTGAAAGTGAGAGTGCTGGAAGTCGATGCCGCGCGTAAACGCATCGCGCTGACTATGCGGCTGGATGACGAAGCGGGCGGCGCAACCAAAGGCAACAGGCCGTCTGAAACCCGACATCAGGAACGCCGCGACCGAAAAACCCAACGCAACGACCGCGCCCTGACCAATTCGGCGATGGCGGATGCGTTTGCGAAGTTGAAGCGGTAA
- a CDS encoding ABC transporter ATP-binding protein: MISVEHVSKRYLTRQGWRTVLHDINFKMEKGEKIGILGRNGAGKSTLIRLISGVEPPTTGEIKRTMSISWPLAFSGAFQGSLTGMDNLRFICRIYNVDIDYVKNFTEEFSELGQYLYEPVKRYSSGMKARLAFALSLAVEFDCYLIDEVIAVGDSRFADKCKYELFEKRKDRSIILVSHSHSAMKQYCDNAMVLEKGHMYQFEDMDKAYEYYNSLP; this comes from the coding sequence ATGATTTCAGTTGAACACGTTTCCAAACGGTATCTGACCCGCCAAGGTTGGCGGACAGTCTTGCACGATATCAACTTCAAAATGGAGAAGGGCGAGAAAATCGGTATTCTTGGCCGCAACGGTGCAGGTAAATCGACGCTCATCCGTTTGATTAGTGGCGTTGAACCGCCGACCACGGGAGAAATCAAACGTACGATGAGTATTTCTTGGCCTTTGGCATTCTCCGGTGCGTTTCAAGGCAGTCTGACCGGTATGGACAATTTGCGTTTCATCTGTCGGATTTACAACGTCGACATCGATTATGTGAAGAACTTTACCGAAGAGTTTTCCGAGCTGGGTCAATATCTTTATGAGCCGGTCAAGCGTTATTCTTCAGGTATGAAGGCACGTTTGGCATTTGCTTTGTCGTTGGCGGTAGAGTTTGACTGCTATCTGATTGACGAAGTGATTGCAGTTGGCGACTCGCGCTTTGCCGATAAATGTAAGTACGAGTTGTTTGAAAAGCGCAAAGACCGTTCCATCATCTTGGTATCGCATAGCCACAGCGCCATGAAGCAATATTGTGATAATGCGATGGTGCTGGAAAAAGGGCATATGTACCAGTTTGAAGACATGGACAAAGCCTACGAATATTATAATTCGCTGCCTTAA